The following coding sequences are from one Ammospiza nelsoni isolate bAmmNel1 chromosome 5, bAmmNel1.pri, whole genome shotgun sequence window:
- the FGL2 gene encoding fibroleukin: MQALPPISENSVGCLITCRLRAALIKLFHLCILPHSASLSVKMKLLIYIVLLKSTLLALTNVFAIILEEEENAKEAKLTETCPIKLKANRKCDEGEDCPYQINLPPMTIQIPKEFKLLEKTLKEVQTLKESVNKLQKCCQDCKLQADDNQERDRSNEFLLPNTAENSESQDNRVQELQSKVNRMATSLKNAKSQIQTLQGRLEKLSLINMNNVEHYVDSKVANLTFAVNNLDNKCSSKCPAMQAKPVIQIMQRDCADHYTAGRRSNGIYRISPDPRNGSFEVYCDMQTQGGGWTVLQRRQDGSTNFNRTWNDYKHGFGNLSREFWLGNDKIHLLTRSQEMQLRIDLEDFNGIREYAKYEHFYVANEYLKYRLSVHGYSGTAGDALHYSRHYNHDQKFFTTPDRDNDRYPSGNCGAYYSSGWWFDACLSANLNGKYYHKKYKGVRNGIFWGTWHGISDDTPTGYRQPFKSVKIMIRPKSFVQ, from the exons ATGCAAGCACTCCCACCCATTTCTGAGAACAGTGTAGGCTGTCTGATAACTTGCAGGCTTCGAGCTGCCCTTATAAAGTTGTTCCACTTGTGCATACTTCCTCATTCTGCTAGTTTGTCAGTGAAGATGAAGCTCCTCATTTACATAGTCTTGCTGAAGTCAACTCTCCTTGCTTTGACAAATGTTTTTGCCATTATTTTAGAAGAAGAAGAGAATGCTAAAGAAGCCAAACTTACTGAAACTTGTCCCATAAAGCTCAAAGCTAATCGGAAATGTGATGAAGGAGAGGATTGTCCTTATCAGATAAATTTGCCTCCGATGACCATCCAGATACCCAAAGAATTCAAACTGCTTGAGAAGACTCTCAAAGAAGTACAGACCCTTAAAGAATCAGTAAACAAGCTGCAAAAATGCTGCCAAGATTGCAAGCTGCAAGCAGATGACAACCAGGAAAGAGACAGAAGTAATGAATTCCTGCTACccaacactgcagaaaacagCGAAAGCCAAGATAACAGAGTACAGGAACTGCAAAGCAAAGTTAACAGAATGGCAACAAGcttaaaaaatgcaaagagCCAGATTCAGACACTGCAGGGTCGTTTAGAGAAGCTGAGCCTCATAAACATGAACAATGTGGAACATTATGTTGACAGCAAAGTTGCAAATTTGACATTTGCTGTGAATAACCTGGATAACAAGTGTTCTTCTAAGTGCCCAGCAATGCAAGCAAAACCTG TTATACAAATAATGCAGAGAGACTGTGCTGACCATTACACAGCAGGGAGAAGGAGTAATGGAATCTACAGGATTAGCCCTGATCCCAGAAACGGGAGTTTTGAAGTTTACTGTGACATGCAAACACAGGGAGGCGGCTGGACAGTGCTGCAGCGGCGTCAGGATGGCAGCACTAACTTCAACAGAACCTGGAATGACTACAAACATGGCTTTGGAAACCTCAGCAGGGAGTTCTGGCTAGGCAATGACAAAATTCACCTCCTGACGAGGAGCCAGGAAATGCAACTGAGGATTGATCTGGAAGATTTCAATGGGATCAGAGAATATGCCAAATACGAGCACTTCTATGTGGCCAACGAGTACCTCAAGTACCGCCTGAGCGTGCACGGCTACAGCGGCACCGCCGGAGACGCCCTCCACTACAGCAGGCACTACAACCACGACCAAAAGTTCTTCACAACCCCGGACAGGGACAATGACAGGTATCCCTCAGGAAACTGTGGTGCCTACTACAGCTCTGGCTGGTGGTTTGATGCCTGCTTGTCAGCCAATCTCAACGGCAAGTACTACCACAAGAAGTACAAAGGCGTTCGCAATGGCATTTTCTGGGGCACGTGGCATGGTATTTCTGATGATACTCCCACTGGATATAGGCAACCCTTTAAATCAGTAAAGATCATGATCAGACCCAAAAGTTTTGTGCAGTAA